A DNA window from Mycobacterium sp. IDR2000157661 contains the following coding sequences:
- the acsA gene encoding acetate--CoA ligase — protein sequence MTTITKTGADWKVPPNFTDYDRTRADFRWSAAPDPCEGMPNGGCNIAYAAVDRHADGPLASRTALRFVSDTGPGGDLVSHDLSYAELGRRTRRFTNVLRSLGVGKGDRVFLIMGRIPELYVAMLGALRNGSVVSPLFSAFGPEPIATRVTIGEATVLVTTKALYKRKIAKVRDQLPSVRHILLVDGSETEPVPGTLSLAQLMAEASEDAPIEPTTAEDPSLLHFTSGTTGTPKGARHVHGAVTMHYLTGLYALDLHRDDIYWCTADPGWVTGTSYGVIAPLLHGITSIIDEAEFDAERWYRILADEGVTVWYTAPTAIRMLIKAGPEVAARYRFPQLRFVASVGEPLNAEAVWWGKRVLGLPIHDNWWQTETGGIMIANTPAFDIKPGSMGRPLPGVDASVITRGDDGTVSVIEEPDVEGELALKPGWPSMFRLYLNQDERYRKCFANGLYLTGDLAKRDADGYFWFVGRADDVIKSAGHLIGPFEVENAMTDHPAVAEAAVIGMPDPTVGEMVKAFVTLKDGFTADEDLRLELLGHARKHLGAAVAPKEIEFVDSLPHTRSGKIMRRLLKARELGLPEGDTSTVEAPQPQQVPS from the coding sequence ATGACGACCATCACCAAGACGGGCGCGGACTGGAAGGTTCCGCCCAACTTCACCGACTACGACCGGACCCGGGCGGACTTCCGCTGGTCGGCGGCGCCCGATCCGTGTGAGGGAATGCCGAACGGCGGGTGCAACATCGCCTATGCGGCGGTCGACCGCCATGCCGACGGGCCTTTGGCGTCGCGAACGGCGTTGCGGTTCGTCTCCGACACCGGCCCCGGCGGTGACCTGGTCAGCCATGATCTCAGTTACGCCGAACTCGGCCGTCGCACCCGCCGGTTCACCAACGTGCTGCGCAGCCTGGGTGTCGGCAAGGGCGACCGCGTCTTCCTGATCATGGGTCGCATTCCGGAGTTGTACGTCGCGATGCTCGGCGCGCTGCGCAACGGCAGCGTGGTATCCCCGCTGTTCTCGGCGTTCGGGCCCGAACCCATCGCCACCCGCGTCACCATCGGTGAGGCCACCGTGCTGGTGACGACGAAGGCCCTCTACAAGCGCAAGATCGCCAAGGTCCGCGACCAGTTGCCGTCGGTGCGTCACATCCTGCTGGTCGACGGATCCGAGACCGAACCCGTGCCCGGCACCCTGAGCCTCGCGCAGCTGATGGCCGAGGCCTCCGAGGACGCCCCGATCGAGCCCACCACCGCTGAGGACCCTTCGCTACTGCATTTCACCAGCGGCACCACCGGCACCCCAAAGGGCGCTCGCCACGTCCACGGCGCGGTGACGATGCACTACCTCACCGGCCTGTACGCCCTGGACCTTCATCGCGATGACATCTATTGGTGCACAGCCGATCCAGGCTGGGTCACCGGCACCTCCTACGGTGTCATCGCACCGCTGCTGCACGGGATTACCTCGATCATCGACGAAGCCGAGTTCGACGCCGAGCGCTGGTACCGCATCCTTGCCGACGAGGGCGTCACGGTGTGGTACACCGCTCCGACGGCCATTCGCATGCTGATCAAGGCCGGCCCGGAAGTCGCAGCGCGGTATCGATTCCCGCAGCTGCGGTTCGTCGCCAGCGTCGGTGAGCCGCTCAACGCCGAGGCGGTCTGGTGGGGGAAGCGGGTGCTCGGGTTGCCGATTCACGACAACTGGTGGCAGACCGAAACGGGCGGCATCATGATCGCCAACACCCCTGCGTTCGACATCAAGCCGGGTTCGATGGGTCGGCCATTGCCTGGGGTCGACGCATCCGTCATCACTCGCGGTGACGACGGCACCGTCTCGGTGATCGAGGAACCCGACGTCGAGGGCGAGCTGGCGCTTAAGCCGGGATGGCCGTCCATGTTCCGCTTGTATCTGAATCAGGACGAGCGCTACCGCAAGTGCTTTGCCAACGGGCTGTATCTGACCGGCGATCTGGCCAAGCGCGACGCCGACGGCTACTTCTGGTTCGTCGGGCGCGCCGACGACGTCATCAAGTCCGCCGGACACCTGATCGGGCCCTTCGAGGTGGAGAATGCGATGACCGACCACCCGGCCGTGGCCGAGGCCGCGGTCATCGGCATGCCGGACCCGACGGTCGGCGAAATGGTCAAGGCGTTCGTCACGCTGAAGGACGGCTTCACCGCCGATGAGGACCTGCGGCTGGAACTCCTGGGCCACGCCCGCAAGCACCTTGGGGCGGCGGTCGCGCCCAAAGAGATCGAATTCGTCGACTCGCTGCCGCACACCCGCAGCGGGAAGATCATGCGGCGCTTGCTCAAGGCCCGCGAACTCGGCCTGCCCGAAGGCGACACGTCCACCGTCGAGGCGCCCCAGCCGCAGCAGGTGCCCTCATGA
- a CDS encoding nitroreductase/quinone reductase family protein, with the protein MPSSAVTSVKNTVRTFNKYLLNPVMMHLAGRRHWYASVIRHVGRRSGYHYATPVVADRVDDGFIIPLPYGTHVDWLRNVQASGEAVVTYQGRDYDVADPQLLDRQAVTAQLPRRRAQVFERLGVEQFLKLSSAA; encoded by the coding sequence ATGCCTTCGAGCGCAGTGACCTCGGTGAAAAACACCGTGCGTACGTTCAACAAGTACCTACTGAATCCGGTGATGATGCACTTGGCCGGTCGCAGGCACTGGTACGCCTCGGTGATCCGGCACGTCGGCCGCCGATCCGGGTACCACTACGCCACCCCGGTCGTGGCCGACCGAGTCGATGATGGATTCATCATCCCCCTGCCGTACGGCACGCACGTCGACTGGCTGCGCAACGTGCAGGCTTCCGGCGAGGCGGTCGTGACATACCAGGGCCGCGACTACGACGTCGCCGACCCACAGCTGCTCGACCGACAGGCCGTCACCGCGCAATTGCCGCGCCGGCGCGCGCAGGTCTTCGAGCGGTTGGGGGTCGAGCAGTTCCTCAAGCTCAGTTCCGCTGCCTGA